A genome region from Blautia coccoides includes the following:
- a CDS encoding acetaldehyde dehydrogenase (acetylating) translates to MELKDKDLISVQETRNLLLEAEKAQRELARMDQGQIDRIVKAISDAGAAHAVQLAKSAQQETGFGKWQDKVIKNMFAAKVVYDAVKNEKTVGILHEDKVRKVWDIGTPVGVIAGIVPSTNPTSTVIYKAMIALKGGNAIVFSPHPGAKKCILETVEIISRAACEAGCPKGAVSAISVPTMEATQALMKSEHTALILATGGGAMVKSAYSSGTPAIGVGAGNGPAFIDKSADIKKAVKQILDSKTFDNGTICASEQSIIVERCMEAKVVEELKSQGAFVLTQEQSRQLGKFILRANGTMNPMIVGKTCAQIAEYAGLCGVPSSARVLVGRETKVGADAPYSREKLAPILGLFVEENTDRVLERSIEILHMEGAGHTFSMHAEDEGLVRKFALQIPASRFLVNTPGALGGIGATTGLFPALTLGCGAVGGSSSSNNIGPLDLINIKRVAFGTKELEEIRRESETVQNGTSASGSGQISHELINAIVDKIVKEFI, encoded by the coding sequence ATGGAATTAAAGGATAAAGATCTGATCTCCGTACAAGAGACAAGGAATCTGCTTTTAGAAGCAGAAAAGGCACAGCGGGAACTGGCGCGTATGGACCAGGGGCAGATCGACCGGATCGTAAAAGCCATCAGTGATGCCGGAGCTGCCCATGCGGTACAGCTTGCGAAATCTGCCCAGCAGGAGACCGGTTTTGGTAAGTGGCAGGATAAAGTGATCAAAAATATGTTTGCGGCCAAGGTGGTTTATGACGCTGTAAAAAATGAAAAAACCGTGGGGATCCTCCATGAGGACAAGGTAAGAAAGGTCTGGGATATCGGTACGCCGGTAGGCGTGATCGCCGGAATCGTCCCCTCCACAAATCCCACATCCACAGTTATTTACAAGGCTATGATCGCTTTAAAGGGAGGAAACGCCATTGTATTTTCCCCTCATCCGGGAGCAAAAAAATGTATATTGGAAACTGTGGAGATCATATCAAGAGCGGCATGTGAGGCCGGCTGTCCAAAGGGGGCCGTCTCAGCCATCAGCGTTCCTACCATGGAGGCAACCCAGGCGCTGATGAAAAGTGAGCATACAGCCCTTATCCTGGCAACAGGCGGCGGTGCTATGGTAAAATCAGCCTATTCATCGGGAACACCGGCCATTGGTGTGGGTGCGGGCAACGGCCCTGCGTTTATTGACAAAAGTGCAGATATAAAGAAGGCAGTGAAGCAGATCCTGGATTCAAAAACCTTTGACAACGGTACCATCTGCGCTTCGGAACAGTCCATTATTGTAGAGCGTTGCATGGAAGCAAAAGTGGTAGAGGAGCTGAAAAGCCAGGGCGCCTTTGTGCTGACCCAGGAACAGTCAAGACAGCTTGGAAAATTCATTTTGCGGGCCAACGGCACCATGAACCCTATGATCGTTGGAAAGACCTGTGCCCAGATCGCAGAGTATGCGGGACTCTGCGGTGTCCCGTCATCAGCCAGAGTTCTGGTGGGAAGAGAGACAAAGGTAGGTGCGGACGCGCCCTATTCCAGGGAAAAATTGGCACCTATCCTGGGACTTTTTGTGGAAGAAAATACCGACAGGGTGCTGGAGAGAAGTATTGAAATTCTTCACATGGAAGGCGCCGGACACACCTTTTCCATGCACGCAGAGGATGAAGGGCTGGTGAGAAAATTCGCGCTGCAGATCCCCGCGTCACGTTTCCTGGTCAATACGCCGGGAGCACTGGGCGGTATCGGTGCCACCACAGGCCTGTTCCCGGCCCTGACACTGGGCTGCGGTGCGGTGGGAGGAAGTTCCTCCTCCAACAACATCGGACCTCTGGATCTGATCAATATAAAGCGTGTGGCATTCGGCACAAAAGAGCTGGAAGAAATCCGCAGGGAGAGCGAGACGGTACAGAACGGCACATCAGCATCCGGCAGCGGTCAGATAAGCCATGAGCTTATAAATGCCATTGTGGATAAAATCGTAAAAGAATTCATCTGA
- a CDS encoding BMC domain-containing protein gives MANTNALGMIETKGLVGAIEAADAMVKAANVALVGKESIGAGLVTVMVRGDVGAVKAATDAGASAAERVGELVSVHVIPRPHTEVDVILPHQIEKAAGTSYTEESSPV, from the coding sequence ATGGCAAATACAAATGCATTAGGTATGATTGAAACAAAAGGACTTGTGGGTGCGATCGAAGCTGCGGATGCCATGGTCAAAGCAGCCAATGTGGCTCTAGTTGGCAAGGAGAGCATCGGTGCCGGCTTAGTTACAGTCATGGTGCGGGGAGATGTGGGTGCAGTTAAGGCAGCTACCGATGCAGGCGCATCAGCGGCAGAGCGTGTGGGAGAACTGGTGTCCGTACACGTGATCCCCCGTCCTCACACAGAAGTGGATGTGATCCTGCCTCATCAGATAGAAAAGGCAGCAGGAACCTCCTATACAGAAGAGTCATCTCCCGTATAA
- the eutC gene encoding ethanolamine ammonia-lyase subunit EutC: protein MKDDEIRSMVEKILDQMLKTSEAPEHKRLEAVQTPAVSGECLEDITKTDLRRQLLVTDPADAEGYLDMKAKTPARLGIGKAGARYRTATMLRVRADHAAAQDAVFSDVSEEFIKKCGFVFVKTLCKDKDEYLTRPDLGRRFSAEELEVIRKTCGSHPKVLVIVGDGLSSSAIEANVEDMIPAIRQGLEMHQITLPPVLFIKYARVGAMDAVGEVTDADVICMLVGERPGLVTAESMSAYIAYKPKHGLAEAKRTVISNIHKGGTTAVEAGAHAAELIVRMLEKKASGIDLK from the coding sequence GTGAAAGATGATGAAATTAGATCCATGGTGGAAAAAATCCTGGATCAGATGTTAAAGACTTCGGAAGCCCCTGAACACAAGCGTTTGGAGGCGGTACAAACACCCGCAGTTTCCGGGGAATGCCTGGAGGATATCACAAAAACAGACCTGCGGCGGCAGCTTCTCGTAACAGACCCCGCGGACGCAGAGGGGTATCTGGACATGAAGGCAAAGACACCTGCCAGACTGGGTATCGGCAAAGCAGGAGCCAGATACCGGACAGCTACTATGCTGCGCGTCCGGGCTGACCATGCGGCTGCACAGGACGCGGTATTCAGTGACGTGAGCGAGGAATTTATAAAAAAATGCGGTTTTGTCTTTGTAAAGACACTTTGTAAGGATAAAGATGAGTATTTGACCCGTCCGGACCTGGGAAGACGCTTTTCGGCGGAGGAGCTTGAAGTGATCCGAAAGACCTGTGGCAGCCATCCAAAAGTCCTTGTGATCGTGGGAGACGGCCTGTCCTCCTCCGCAATTGAGGCCAATGTAGAGGATATGATACCCGCCATCCGCCAAGGCCTTGAGATGCACCAGATCACCCTTCCTCCGGTCCTTTTTATCAAATACGCCAGAGTGGGAGCCATGGATGCAGTGGGAGAAGTGACGGACGCTGATGTGATCTGTATGCTGGTAGGTGAACGTCCCGGACTTGTGACAGCGGAATCCATGTCAGCCTATATTGCATATAAACCAAAGCATGGACTTGCCGAGGCAAAGCGTACGGTTATCAGCAATATCCACAAAGGGGGAACCACTGCTGTGGAGGCCGGTGCTCATGCGGCGGAACTGATTGTTAGGATGCTGGAGAAAAAGGCATCGGGAATTGACCTGAAATAA
- a CDS encoding cobalamin adenosyltransferase: protein MEEQEKIRRIVAEAIQETLEKKTKKQEKPEHMTHLRGDHLVYKDHPRIAFRGAIDSLEAEIIVLQTITEKQHLHTLTEDLEEIIKTIRWLLRCEVSGEAVGEVMLQGLDTDDMRAHSHHPSRYYGMKHFLPTYCHSEIVAYLNRLRTKARETELTAYRAFKTETGDVEREDIICVLNRLSSLFWIMMFKFLTGKYGGTYEC from the coding sequence ATGGAAGAACAGGAAAAAATCCGCCGGATCGTGGCGGAGGCGATCCAGGAAACCCTGGAGAAAAAAACAAAAAAACAGGAAAAACCGGAACACATGACCCATTTGCGGGGTGACCATCTGGTATATAAGGACCATCCAAGAATAGCCTTCCGGGGAGCCATTGACTCCCTGGAGGCGGAGATCATAGTTCTGCAGACCATCACGGAAAAGCAGCACCTTCATACGCTCACGGAGGACCTGGAGGAGATCATCAAAACCATCCGCTGGCTTCTGCGCTGCGAGGTATCCGGGGAGGCTGTGGGTGAGGTCATGCTGCAGGGTCTGGATACAGATGATATGCGGGCACATTCCCACCATCCCAGCCGCTATTACGGCATGAAACATTTCCTGCCCACTTACTGTCACAGTGAAATTGTTGCGTATTTGAACAGACTGAGGACAAAAGCCAGAGAGACAGAACTTACTGCCTACCGCGCATTTAAAACAGAGACCGGCGATGTGGAGCGGGAAGACATCATATGTGTTTTAAACCGGCTGTCCTCCTTATTCTGGATCATGATGTTTAAGTTTTTGACTGGAAAATATGGAGGAACTTATGAATGTTGA
- a CDS encoding ethanolamine ammonia-lyase subunit EutB, producing the protein MILKTKLFGHVYAFQSLKEVMAKANEEKSGDKLAGLAAESAEERVAAKIVLSQITLEDLRNNPAVPYETDEVTRIIQDDINEPIYSEIKRMTVSELREWILDEETTGEMIRRISRGLTSEMVAAVAKIMSNLDLVYGARKIRVTAHCNTTIGEEGTLSSRLQPNHPTDDPDGIMASLLEGLTYGAGDALLGLNPVDDSAESVARVLHRFEEVKQKHQIPTQTCVLAHVTTQMEAIRKGAPADLIFQSIAGSEMGNTAFGFNAATIEEARHLALTKGTAQGPNVMYFETGQGSELSSEAHHDTDQVTMEARCYGFARHFSPFLVNTVVGFIGPEYLYDGRQVNRAGLEDHFMGKLSGIPMGCDACYTNHMKADQNTIEDLSVLLTAAGCNYFMGIPHGDDVMLNYQTTGFHETAALREIFGLTAIKPFHKWLMKMGYVDDLGHLTARAGDASTLF; encoded by the coding sequence ATGATTTTAAAAACAAAATTATTTGGACATGTGTACGCTTTTCAATCATTAAAAGAAGTGATGGCAAAGGCAAATGAGGAAAAATCCGGAGATAAGCTGGCCGGACTTGCGGCAGAGTCGGCGGAGGAGCGGGTAGCTGCCAAAATTGTATTATCCCAGATCACCTTGGAGGACCTTCGGAACAATCCGGCTGTGCCCTACGAGACAGATGAAGTTACCAGGATCATCCAGGATGATATAAACGAACCTATTTACAGTGAGATCAAGCGTATGACAGTCTCTGAACTCCGGGAATGGATCCTGGATGAAGAGACTACAGGAGAGATGATCCGCCGGATATCCCGGGGTCTTACCTCAGAGATGGTGGCAGCGGTGGCAAAGATCATGTCAAATCTGGATCTGGTGTACGGAGCCAGAAAAATCCGTGTCACAGCCCACTGCAACACCACGATCGGGGAGGAGGGGACTCTGTCCTCACGTCTTCAGCCAAACCATCCCACAGATGATCCGGATGGTATTATGGCCTCCCTTCTGGAGGGGCTTACCTACGGAGCCGGGGATGCGCTGCTGGGACTGAATCCGGTAGACGATTCCGCAGAGAGTGTTGCCAGGGTGCTGCACCGGTTTGAGGAGGTGAAGCAGAAGCACCAGATCCCAACCCAGACCTGTGTTCTGGCACATGTGACAACCCAGATGGAGGCTATCAGAAAAGGCGCTCCGGCAGATCTTATCTTCCAGTCTATTGCAGGATCGGAGATGGGGAATACAGCGTTTGGCTTCAATGCGGCAACCATTGAGGAGGCCCGCCATCTTGCACTGACAAAGGGAACTGCACAGGGACCAAACGTTATGTACTTTGAGACAGGACAGGGTTCAGAGCTGTCTTCCGAGGCCCACCATGACACGGACCAGGTGACCATGGAGGCCAGATGCTATGGATTTGCCCGCCATTTTTCCCCGTTTTTGGTCAATACCGTTGTGGGATTTATCGGTCCGGAATACCTGTACGATGGACGGCAGGTCAACCGGGCCGGGCTGGAGGACCATTTCATGGGAAAACTCTCAGGAATTCCCATGGGATGTGATGCCTGCTATACCAACCATATGAAAGCAGACCAGAATACCATAGAGGATTTATCTGTACTGCTGACAGCCGCCGGCTGTAATTATTTTATGGGAATTCCCCACGGAGATGATGTCATGCTGAACTATCAGACAACCGGCTTTCATGAGACAGCGGCACTTCGTGAGATCTTCGGCCTGACAGCCATCAAACCATTCCACAAGTGGCTGATGAAAATGGGATATGTGGATGATCTGGGACATCTGACCGCCAGGGCAGGAGATGCCTCCACCCTGTTTTAA
- the eutD gene encoding ethanolamine utilization phosphate acetyltransferase EutD, protein MNVEVEAVVEAVVRELKDKMMVEVEASGRHVHLCREDVERLFGSGYKLTKVRDLSQPGQYVCKERVSLIGPKGTIHNVVILGPERKETQAEVSMTDTLVLGIRPPVRLSGDIADTPGITISNGSRQIVTDKGVIIAKRHMHITPEDAARLHVKDREVLKIKVYGSRPVIFEDTIARVSSEFRTYVHIDYDEANACGFEKGTFCRIVR, encoded by the coding sequence ATGAATGTTGAGGTAGAGGCAGTTGTAGAGGCAGTTGTCAGGGAACTAAAGGATAAGATGATGGTGGAGGTGGAAGCCTCCGGCAGACATGTGCATCTGTGCAGGGAGGATGTGGAGCGTTTGTTCGGCAGTGGATATAAGCTCACAAAAGTACGGGATCTATCCCAGCCAGGCCAGTATGTGTGTAAAGAGAGGGTATCCCTTATCGGGCCAAAAGGGACCATTCACAATGTGGTCATCCTGGGTCCTGAGAGAAAGGAAACCCAGGCAGAGGTCTCTATGACAGATACCCTTGTGCTGGGCATCCGCCCGCCCGTGCGTCTGAGCGGAGATATTGCAGATACACCCGGGATCACCATCTCAAACGGCAGCAGACAGATCGTCACAGATAAGGGCGTGATCATAGCAAAACGCCATATGCACATTACGCCTGAGGATGCCGCAAGGCTGCATGTAAAGGACAGGGAAGTTTTGAAGATCAAGGTCTACGGAAGCCGGCCGGTCATTTTCGAGGATACCATTGCCCGTGTGAGCAGCGAATTTAGGACCTATGTTCATATCGACTATGACGAGGCAAACGCCTGCGGATTTGAAAAAGGCACCTTTTGCCGCATTGTACGGTAA
- the eutL gene encoding ethanolamine utilization microcompartment protein EutL → MKHDELRPAILGIRMISNVSEDLAKALDLGPRQKSLGIVTADTDDVLYTALDEATKDADVEVVYAKSMYAGAANASTKLAGEVIGIIGGPSPAEIRSGLNSIRNFMESGPCFVSANEDDSIVYYAHTVSRTGSYLSKTAGIPEGEALAYLIAPPLEAVYGLDAAMKAADVTMVAFYGPPSETNFGGGLLTGSQSACKAACSAFAQAVQTVADYPKDFE, encoded by the coding sequence ATGAAGCATGATGAACTGCGTCCCGCGATACTGGGGATCCGTATGATCTCCAATGTCAGTGAGGACCTGGCAAAAGCGCTGGATCTGGGGCCAAGACAGAAAAGCCTTGGCATTGTAACGGCGGATACGGACGATGTTCTCTACACCGCCCTTGATGAGGCCACAAAAGACGCGGATGTGGAGGTGGTCTATGCAAAGTCCATGTATGCCGGCGCGGCAAATGCGTCCACTAAGCTGGCAGGTGAGGTCATTGGCATCATAGGCGGCCCAAGCCCTGCGGAGATACGCAGCGGATTGAATTCCATCCGGAATTTTATGGAGAGCGGCCCCTGTTTTGTCAGTGCCAATGAAGATGATTCTATTGTCTACTATGCCCACACAGTATCCCGGACAGGTTCCTATCTGTCAAAGACAGCGGGGATTCCTGAGGGGGAGGCTCTGGCTTATCTGATCGCGCCGCCTTTGGAGGCAGTCTATGGTCTGGATGCTGCCATGAAAGCCGCCGATGTGACAATGGTGGCCTTTTATGGTCCTCCGTCAGAGACAAATTTCGGCGGAGGCCTTCTCACAGGAAGCCAGTCTGCATGTAAAGCCGCCTGCTCCGCATTTGCACAGGCAGTGCAGACAGTGGCAGACTATCCAAAAGACTTTGAATAA